TCCCAACCATTTCCCTACCGCTGTGCCGGCATTCTTTAAATAAAGAACTTGCTGGAAAGCTTTGATGGCTAATTCATGTTCCTTAGCAAATATATGGATCGTATCATGATGAACTAGTGTTGCGAAGCCCGCATAATCTTTTACCCAGCCCTTTAACGCATCTTTTGGTAGAGGTGACTTCTCCACTTTCAATTTCTTGAGGGAAAATGAAGGCTGAACTCGCTTCATGCGCAGCACAGCAACAAAAAAACCCTCTCCTTTCACGCGATGTGGGTAAAACCGAAAGCCTGTAGCTTGATGCTTCGGTGAGTTGGACTTTACGATTCCCCATTCCTCTTTCAATTCCACGTCTACCGTTTCCATTTCAAATTCATCCATCAGCCAATCGAGAATATGTTCATTTTCCTCTTCCGAATAGGAACAAGTAGAATAAATCAGATAGCCATTGGTTTTAAGCGCTGTCAGCACTTCAGATAGAATGCGCTGCTGACGCTCGCTACATAGCTTGACATTCGCTTCAGACCATTCATCAATAGCATCCTCGTCTTTTCTGAACATGCCAGAACCCGAACAAGGCGCGTCCACAAGCAAGAGATCAAAAAAGCCAGGCAAACGTCTAAATGCTGCAGGATCATTATTACTAACAACAACATTTGAAGCTCCCCAGCGCGTTAAATTTTCCTGCAGTATAATTGATCGGCTTTTTATGATTTCGTTCGATAGGAGCAAGCTATCTGGGTGCAAATAAGAATTGAGCAAGGTGGACTTCCCTCCGGGGGCCGCACAGACATCCGCAGCAAACAGGGCATCCTTATCTAAACCCAAAGTTTGAATAAAATGTGCAATAAACATCGAAGAAGCTTCCTGCACATAATATGCGCCGGCATGGAAGAGCGGATCTAAAGTGAACTGTGGCCTATTCGCCAAATAATATCCTCTATCACACCATTTGACCTGCTCAGAAAGATAAAAATCCAATTCAGTAGGTTTGAATGGATTTAATCGGATGGAAGTTATTTGGTTTCCATCTTCGTGGGCAGCAATAAAAGCGTCTTTGTCAAAGGTCGGATTGACCCCAAGTCGTTGTATCAGTGAATTTGGGAGGAAATTACTCATGCTTTGCTAATAAATCTGCGTAAATTTACGGAAATTGTCTTTTTTCAAAACAACAATGAAAGATTTTAAGAAATATTATATTATCCCGGCTAGCCCTGAGGAGATCTATCGTGCCTTGACGACCGAAATAACCATACGATTATGGACCGGAGACCTTGTCACAATCGATCCAACAGTAGGCGGAGAATTCTCTTTATGGGACGGCGCTATCGAAGGAAAGTTCATCGCTTTAGAACCATCCAGTAAAATCGTACAGCAATGGTATTTTGGAGAACAGGAGGAGCCATCCATAGTGACCCTAAAACTACATGAGCATAAAAAAGGCACTTCCTTCGAAGTCAACCATGTCAACATCCCTGACGAAGCTTATGATGATATTGTAGCCGGATGGACAGAAACCTATGTGGAATCCCTTCTGGAGTTCTACGAAGATGAGGAAGAGTCAAATTAGATATTAGACTGTTAGATATTAGACATTAGATATTAGAGCTGGGCGCCGATAAGGCGCCCTTTTTTGCGCCCTGTTTTTACTTGGAAGGGAAGGATCAATAAGGCAAAGATGATGTTTAGATGTCTTGAACTAGGAAAGGAAGGATTAAAAGATGAACATGGTCCCACCAATCCTTAAATCCTTCCTTTCTTGGTTCAGATAGCTCTAATGTCTATTGCTTAAAATCTAGACCAACAAAAAAGCCCGTCATCTTTCGATAACGAGCTTTTCGTATAAAAATAGGCGCCGACCTACTCTCCCACCTGTTACGGCAATACCATCGGCTCTGGCGGGCTTAACTTCTCTGTTCGGAATGGGAAGAGGTGGACACCGCCGATATAGGCACCTGAATATCTTTTTGTTGACCCTGCACTTGGCAAGTACCAACATTGACATGTTATTGGAAGAAAAGATTCAAAAAGAGAGAGGACAACAGACTATCTGCATTGGAAAGCTTCGGGCTATTAGTATCACTTGGCTTTGGTCTCTCAACCTTTACACCTATGACCTATCAACGTCGTCATCTACAACGACCCTATAAGGAAGTCTCATCTCGTGGCTAGTTTCGCACTTAGATGCTTTCAGCGCTTATCTATCCCGGACGTAGCTACCCTGCCGTACACCTGGCGGCATAACAGGTTCACCAGCGGTCCGTCCAACCCGGTCCTCTCGTACTAAGGTCAGATCCACTCAAACTTCCAACGCCCACAACAGATAGGGACCGAACTGTCTCGCGACGTTCTGAACCCAGCTCGCGTGCCACTTTAATGGGCGAACAGCCCAACCCTTGGGACCTTCTCCAGCCCCAGGATGTGACGAGCCGACATCGAGGTGCCAAACCTCCCCGTCGATATGAGCTCTTGGGGGAGATCAGCCTGTTATCCCCAGAGTACCTTTTATCCTTTGAGCGATGGCCCTTCCATACAGAACCACCGGATCACTATGTCCGTCTTTCGACCCTGGTCGACTTGTAGGTCTCACAGTCAAGCAAGCTTATGCCATTGCACTCCTCGTACGGTTACCAAGCGTACTGAGCTTACCTTTGAAAGCCTCCGTTACCTTTTTGGAGGCGACCACCCCAGTCAAACTACCCACCAAACAATGTCCTCGGCACAGCCGAGTTAGAAACCGAATACAGAAAGGGCGGTATTTCAAGGTTGTATCCACGATTCCTGGCGAAACCGCTTCACATACTCCCGCCTATCCTACACATCCTGTACCCAATTTCAATGTTAAGCTATAGTGAAGGTTCATGGGGTCTTTCCGTCCCGTTGCGGGTAACCGGCGTCTTCACCGATACCACAATTTCACCGAGCTCATGGCTGAGACAGCGCCCAGATCGTTACACCATTCGTGCAGGTCGGAACTTACCCGACAAGGAATTTCGCTACCTTAGGACCGTTATAGTTACGGCCGCCGTTTACTGGGGCTTCGATTCAATGCTTCTCCTTGCGGATGACATCCCCTCTTAACCTTCCAGCACCGGGCAGGTGTCAGGCCTTATACTTCATCTTTCGATTTCGCAAAGCCATATGTTTTTGCTAAACAGTCGCCTGGGCCTTTTCACTGCGGCTTCTCCATCACTGGAGGAAGCGCCCCTTCTCCCGAAGTTACAGGGCCATTTTGCCGAGTTCCTTAGCCATGATTCACTCGAGCACCTTAGGATTCTCTCCTCGACCACCTGTGTCGGTTTGCGGTACGGGTGTTGATGACCTGAAGCTTAGCGGGTTTTCTTGGAAGTCTGCTTACCTGCACTATCAGCGCCCCCGAGGGTTTGCTGTACTATCAGATTTCAGCTAGACCGGCGGATTTGCCTACCGGTCCAATACCTACGTCCTTCAACGAACTATTCCGTCAGTTCGCGGCAGTGTCACTACTCCGTCACCACATCGCAGTCATCAACAGTACGGGAATATTAACCC
The DNA window shown above is from Sphingobacterium hotanense and carries:
- a CDS encoding SRPBCC domain-containing protein; its protein translation is MKDFKKYYIIPASPEEIYRALTTEITIRLWTGDLVTIDPTVGGEFSLWDGAIEGKFIALEPSSKIVQQWYFGEQEEPSIVTLKLHEHKKGTSFEVNHVNIPDEAYDDIVAGWTETYVESLLEFYEDEEESN
- a CDS encoding methyltransferase RsmF C-terminal domain-like protein, whose amino-acid sequence is MSNFLPNSLIQRLGVNPTFDKDAFIAAHEDGNQITSIRLNPFKPTELDFYLSEQVKWCDRGYYLANRPQFTLDPLFHAGAYYVQEASSMFIAHFIQTLGLDKDALFAADVCAAPGGKSTLLNSYLHPDSLLLSNEIIKSRSIILQENLTRWGASNVVVSNNDPAAFRRLPGFFDLLLVDAPCSGSGMFRKDEDAIDEWSEANVKLCSERQQRILSEVLTALKTNGYLIYSTCSYSEEENEHILDWLMDEFEMETVDVELKEEWGIVKSNSPKHQATGFRFYPHRVKGEGFFVAVLRMKRVQPSFSLKKLKVEKSPLPKDALKGWVKDYAGFATLVHHDTIHIFAKEHELAIKAFQQVLYLKNAGTAVGKWLGKELVPNHDLALSIHLDEAINSIDLTLDLAQDYLRKEAMPQELFEGVKKGWCIVKYKNLPIGWIKVLGNRVNNYYPKEVRIANL